The Alistipes finegoldii DSM 17242 DNA segment CGCCCCAAATACAGGAAGCGGACATGTCCCGTCCTGAAAAAGGTTTACAGAAAAGAGTAAATCTTATGCAGCAAAAAACGAATTCAGACTTATCACGTCATTATTTATCGCGTCAGTTGCGTCATCTGATTTTACAGGAGTATTTGAGCGGAGTCAAGACGGCTCGCCAACTCTCCGAAGAACATGGTATTCCCATGTCTACGATTCATAAGATGGGTCAGCGGTGGAAAGCGAAAAATAGTTGTAGCTTTGTGAGTACCCCTAATCCTTATCCGATCATGTCCCGCGTTACGAGTGAAGAAGCCAGTGAATTATTATCCGAGAACAAAGCCCTTCGGCGGCGCTTGGAAGAGGCTTTATTACGTCTGGAAGGCTATGAGATCATGGGAGATATCCTCCAAGAAGAATACGGTATCGACCTGCTAAAAAAATCCGCAGCCGGACAGTCCAGCGTCTCAAAGAAAGACACACAGCAATGAGCCTGTCGTTTCTGTGCGGGTTGTTCGGCTATACCCGTCAGGCCTATTATAAACATTTACGGCGTAATAGGGAAGGATCTTTGTCCGACACCCTTCTTTTGGAGCGGGTGGGTTACTACCGGAAACTGATGCCCAGGCTCGGCGGTCGTAAACTGTGGCATTTGCTGCAACAAGACGGATTTCCGGTCAGTCGGGATCGGTTATTTACGCTGCTTTCGGAAAACAATCTTCTGGTCAAACGTCGGAAGAAATACAGCGTTACGACCTGCTCGCGGCACTGGATGCGTAAATATCCGAATCTGATCCGGGGTTTCGACCTCGAGCGGCCGCATCGTTTATGGGTCGGAGATATTACGTACATTTCTTTGAAAGAAGGATTTGCATATCTGGCTTTGATAACGGATGCCTATTCCAAACGGATCGTAGGCTATGATCTGAATACGACATTGGAACGGGACGGAGCGCTCCGTGCACTGAGGATGGCCATAGACCAGACTCCGCAGCAAAAACGGCAAGGGTTAATCCATCATTCGGACAGAGGATGCCAATATTGTTCGAAAGAATATGTGAAATTGCTGACCGATAATGGGATTCGCATCAGCATGACTGAAAAGGGCGATCCGTATGAGAATGCCGTTGCCGAACGGGTGAACGGTATTCTGAAGAGCGAATGGATCGACGAGGAATGTTTTGAAAGTTTTCAGGCAGCAAAAGAACGCATCGACCAGATCGTTATCCTTTACAATTCACTCAGACCTCATGCCAGCTGCGATTGGCTTACGCCCTTGGAAGCGGAACTTAGAACCGGGAAACTCAAACATCATTGGGGCCGAAAGACGGTTGTTCGGAAGGCATATGTAAACTTATATCAGGACAATATTTTTTGAACCAAAATGTTTATCTTTAATTATCAATCACTGTAAACCTTTTTCAGGACGGGACAACAAAAAGCGCCCCTCGGATGAGGGGCGCCGACGCTTATCGCTGGCTCTCTTCAATCAGAGAGTTGCGCAGCAGATCCAGAAACCGCGTCAGCCGCAACTTGCGG contains these protein-coding regions:
- a CDS encoding IS3 family transposase — translated: MSLSFLCGLFGYTRQAYYKHLRRNREGSLSDTLLLERVGYYRKLMPRLGGRKLWHLLQQDGFPVSRDRLFTLLSENNLLVKRRKKYSVTTCSRHWMRKYPNLIRGFDLERPHRLWVGDITYISLKEGFAYLALITDAYSKRIVGYDLNTTLERDGALRALRMAIDQTPQQKRQGLIHHSDRGCQYCSKEYVKLLTDNGIRISMTEKGDPYENAVAERVNGILKSEWIDEECFESFQAAKERIDQIVILYNSLRPHASCDWLTPLEAELRTGKLKHHWGRKTVVRKAYVNLYQDNIF